One Phaseolus vulgaris cultivar G19833 chromosome 11, P. vulgaris v2.0, whole genome shotgun sequence genomic window carries:
- the LOC137808641 gene encoding uncharacterized protein produces the protein MSSGGCDQPKPYLSTQNKGKRVMKSKRPRYVLKVNISPPPNAPIAHVPSSSPTPSHTSSPTPSHTPISKNVVPTAASFPCPRTASIPSQSIRDISPTTSSPTPVVASVPFPSDTEPSTSSVPSPLPRVTPLSTPSPLSMPSRINDCAIGEGAQSYPDRGDA, from the coding sequence ATGTCTTCAGGAGGATGTGACCAACCAAAACCTTACTTATCTACTCAAAATAAGGGGAAAAGGGTAATGAAGAGTAAAAGGCCACGATATGTGCTTAAAGTAAATATCTCACCCCCACCAAATGCACCTATTGCACATGTACCTTCCTCATCCCCAACTCCTTCACATACATCTTCTCCTACCCCAAGTCACACACCTATCTCAAAAAATGTTGTACCTACAGCTGCATCTTTCCCATGTCCTAGGACTGCAAGCATACCCTCTCAATCAATAAGAGACATTTCTCCCACCACATCTTCCCCAACCCCAGTTGTGGCATCAGTGCCTTTTCCATCAGATACAGAACCCTCAACATCATCAGTACCATCACCATTGCCAAGGGTTACACCATTATCAACACCCTCACCGCTATCAATGCCTTCTAGAATCAATGATTGTGCTATTggggaaggtgcacagagttaTCCTGATAGAGGTGATGCATAA